The window CTAGAGTTCTATCTACAAGTCAATTACTCTATTTTGCATAGTCCTTCTTTCAAGTTTGATCCTTCACTGTCCTTCCCTTTGAGTTGTGATAGTTCCATCTTTGCTGGAGTGGTTGCTATTCATGTTGGTTCCCGACTCCTCTTGCACCTCTTTTCCTCCTGAAGTTACCTCCTCTTCCTTGTCCCTGATCTGGTCATCGTCAAAGCTGTCATAATCGATTTCTTTATTCAGATTGATCTCGCTCACCCCCTTTAGCCGTACCTGTAGCTGGTGTCGATTTCGACGCAGCTTCCGTCCATTGTTCAACTGTATCAAGTATGAACGGGCCCCCATCTTCTTAATCATAGTAGCTGTTATTCTGCAGTTGCGAGTATTCATATCCCAGACTAGCAGGCGATTGCCTTGGGCCAGGACTGACAGACGCTTCGTCCCATGACGCCTATTGTAATATTGTGCTTGGCATTGCTTGCTTTGGCAATCCTGTTCACGAACTACAGATATATCAGATATGCTTGGTACCAGAGCCTCTGGCAACACTGGAATACGCGAACGCAATCGTCTTCCCATGAGTAGTTCAGCTAGGGATACACCAGTGATGCTATTTGGGCTGGTACGTAGAGCCAAGAGTGCCAAATACAACTTACTGCCAGCATAAGACGACTTCTGCATTAGAGTCTAGAGCGTTTGAACCGTGCGTTCCGCATGAATATTGCCTTGCGGGTGTCGTGGAGAAGAGGTTGAGTGATTGAATCTGTACGTGCGAGCAAATGTCCGAAATTCCCTGTTTACGTACTGAGGGCCCTTGTCGCTGATGGAGTGGACTGGAATGTCATGGCAAGCAAACATATCTTTGCAAGCAGTAATGACTCCCGCTGTACTGTGATCTCGTAACAGTCGAATTTCAGGATAGCGAGAATAATAGTCTACCAGCAAACTGTCGCCTTTTCCCCACAGTGAAAGATGTCTGAGGCTACCTGTTGCCAAGGATGATCGGGAAGGTATGTGGACTTTACGGGTTCTCTTTTTGTTGGTGACGAAATTGAGCACACACTTCACATCGATCGATCATGTCATCAATTGCCTTATTCATACCCTGCCACCATATACGCTCGCGGGCCCTTGCCTTGGACTTCGCGGCTCCCAAGTGTCCTTCATAGGCTTTGTTCAACATCTCTTTCTGTAATTTCTTGGGCATGAGAATTTGATCTCCCCTTAGCAGAACACCATTTACAAAACTGAAATATGCTAGCAATTCAAAAACTGACGTACAATCGGTTCCATTCGTATTTTTTGAGTTGGGCCATCTCTCACGTATATATTCCAATATCTTCGATAGTTGTGCGTCCTTTTCTGTAGCTTGACGAATATCAGCTAACAGTGCATCAGAAGCAGGAATTCCAGCTAGAGTTACTGCACTGATGTAGGTTTCAATGTTGTTTGCCATATTGTTGCCTGTGTTTCCCATCGGGCAACGAGACAAGGCATCTGCTACTGTCAAGTCTTTTCTTGGTACATACTGCACATGATAATGAAAACGGGTAAGTCGAATCTTTAATCTCTGTAGCCTTGGTGGACACTGGTTGATGTCCTTGCCATTCATTATCGGCAGCAAGGGTTTATGATCAGTTTCCAGTATGAAGGCCTTTAGTCGAACCGATGGGTATTGCTCAAACCTTTCGCATGCCCAAGTAATAGCAAGGCCTTCCTTTTCTATCTGGCTATATCGTTTCTCCGCTTCAGTTAGGGTTTCCGAGGCATATGCTATTCTCGCACGTGTTCCCTCCTTTTGCTCTTGCATCAATACGGCTCCTATTCCATAGGAAGAGGCATCTGCAGATACCATCGTTGGGGCCGTAGGTGAATATAATGCCAACACTGGTGCGCTTGCCAATAATTTCTTGAGTCTACCAAATGCAGCTTCCTGCGTTGGACCCTAATACCGTTCCAAGTCCTCCTTTAGTGCGTCACGAATGGGTCATGTCACCTCCGAAAGATTTGGAAGAAATTTTTTCAAAAATGCTACCATCCCATTGAATCGCCTCAACTCCTCACGGGAGATTGGGTTGCTATTGAAAGCAACGCTTGTAACTTTGTTGCATCCGGTTGGACACCTTCTGATGTGATGTTATGGCCAAAATATTTCACTTGCGAAGCTCGAAATTTACATTTGGAAGAATTCAACCGCTGTCCTCGCGGGCGGCATTGGGTTAAAACTTGATGCAGACGCCGATCATGTTCTTCCTTTGTGCTTCTCCAGATCAGAACATCGTCAACGTAGCAAATGGCACCATCAATTCCTTCAAGCATGTTTGACATCGCTCTGTGAAATATTTCGGATCCTGAGTTAAGTTCAAATGGGAGACGCATAAATATAAATAGTCCATGTGGTGTCAGGAAAGTGGTTAGGTTTGAACTCTCCTTCACTAAGGGGACCTGCCATATCCTGATTATGCATCTTGGGTCGTGAAGTATTTGGCTCCTCTTAATTTGGCGAATATTTCCTCAGGCGTAGGCAGTTGATACTGTTCCCTATTCACTGATTGGTTGAGGTGTGAGTAGCATACACAAATTCTGACATCTCCATTGGGTTTCGGTACTACCACCATTGGGCTTGTCCACTCAGTAGACTCTGTGATCTCTTAAAGCACCCCTAGGGTTTTCATACGATTTATATCCTCCTTTAATTTCTGGTGGTAGGGCAGTGGAATGTGTCGCGGTGTTGTGACAGCATATGGTTTAGATCCACTTTTGAGTGAAATCTTGTACTGATAAGATGTGAGATGACCGAGCCCTTCAAACACGTCTCTGTACTGTGCTTCCACTGGGTCTTTCTCAATATTGTCATCAGGTACCGCTGCTCCTTCCAACCACGGTTAGCTGTTCGTGCTCTTGACCTGCATTGTAGCCACCCTGTTGAATAGACCTAGGTGTTCAGATGCTCTCAGTCCTAGGAGGGTCTAATCCTGACACGATACTACTTGGAATCTCAAGTGGCGCTGCATCCCATTGTCCAGAGAtactagacaaacacactgtcCATCAATAGGAATTGGTTGTGACGATCCATAAGGTAATAGTCTTGCCTTTGATGTATGCAATTTGGACGTTGATGTAGCCAATCATAAACTGCTCTAGGTAACACACTGACCTCAACAGCCGTATCAACTTTAAATGCAACAGATGTACCATTGATGATCTAGGGAACTTTCCAAACAGACTGATATTTTTCCTCTGTTGTGAGCATCCCTAGTGTATATAGACTGTCTGCAATTTAGTTCATTGTCTGGTAGCTGTGCCGGTGTTCCTTCTGTATCCGTATTTCCATGTACGTCAATGTTGAAAACTGATTCCTCTGATACCGAAAGTGCATTTACTATCTTCGTTTTACACCTCTCTGCAAAATGAATTGATCTTCGACACTTTCCACATGTCTTTCCCCATGCCGGGCATCTTCTAGCAGGATGGTTTCTGCCACACCGGTAACACTTCTTCACTCCACTACTTGACCTTTGTCGCTGTCGATTGACTGCTGCTACTAGGGTTGCTCCAGAGTCCTCATCAGATTCATCTTCTTGGCATTCCATAAACGACACCTTACTCACAGTCTTCGCATACACATTAGCTGACATACCATGTGTTTGCGCTAAAAAACCTTCTTCAGCTCGATACATCTCCAGAGTCTTCTGTAGATCAGGATCACCCGCTGCAAGAAGTCGTTTGGACAAACGCGGATTTTTAACACCCAGAACTATGCGGTCGCGTATGAGTAAGTCCCGTATATCCCCAAACTTCCATGTACGCGCGAGACTATGGAGGGCGGTTGCGTAACGATCTATCCATTCACCTTCTTCTTGAGAACGTGTAAAGAACTTATATCGCTCACAGGTAATGTTTACCTTTGGGGCGTAGAACGTCTTGAATTTGTTCAGAATAACGTCATACTTCTCTTTGTCCTCGTCGTTTTTGAAAGAGAGACCTTCACAGATCTCCTTTTCTATCTGAGCCAATTGCAAGTAAAAGAAGAGACGTTTTAACGTCAGATAGGGGTCTTGCAATCGGCTTGTCTCGTTGCCTTCAAGTAGATTTCAAATTTCTTGCGCCATTTGCGCCATTTCTTGCCCAATTTGCCTCCGCTAGGCATGGGAGATGGAAGACCCGCTAGTACCGATGCTACCGCTCCTT of the Corticium candelabrum chromosome 2, ooCorCand1.1, whole genome shotgun sequence genome contains:
- the LOC134176529 gene encoding uncharacterized protein LOC134176529, which codes for MVSADASSYGIGAVLMQEQKEGTRARIAYASETLTEAEKRYSQIEKEGLAITWACERFEQYPSVRLKAFILETDHKPLLPIMNGKDINQCPPRLQRLKIRLTRFHYHVQYVPRKDLTVADALSRCPMGNTGNNMANNIETYISAVTLAGIPASDALLADIRQATEKDAQLSKILEYIRERWPNSKNTNGTDCTSVFELLAYFSFVNGVLLRGDQILMPKKLQKEMLNKAYEGHLGAAKSKARARERIWWQGMNKAIDDMIDRCEVCAQFRHQQKENP